The DNA region CGTGTCGAGCGCGTTCGAGCATCGCCCGCACGAGCTGCACGCTGACGTCCTTCTGCGCCGTATTGACGATCCACGCGGGCAGCAGGCCGCCGGCGTCGGTACGCACGGTGTACACGACCGCGGTGCCGCCGTCGGCCGCCGGCGCGAGCCTCCACCGGCCGACGCTGGTCCGCACGCGCACGTAGGCGCTGCTCTCGGGCGGCCCCTCGTCCGGGACGGCCACGCTGGCGACCTCGTAGACCCCCGTCTCGGCCGAGAACGTCCGCCTGATGCGGAGCGTGACGTCGCGGTCCTTCACCAGGGGGACGTGGATCTGCTCGTAGATGAGCCTCACGTCGCCGTCGTCGCGCAGGACGTCGAGCCGCTTCAGGTACGGCACGAACTCGACGTACTCTTCGTGCTTCCAGAGCGTCGCCATGATCGCGGCCGGGGGCAGCGACGCGCGCGTCGTGACGCGCACCTCGCGGACGGACGACCCCTCGACGCCGCGGCGCTCGATCACGACGCCGTCGCGGTCGGCGATCCGCTCCCAGTCGCCGCCGTCCGCGTGCGCGACCCCGGCGAGCGCGAGGACGGCGAGGAGGCACCGGATCATCGAGGCCGACGCTAGCGCGCGGGCTCGCGGACCTCCAGAGGTTTGCGCTTCGAGCGCGCCCATGTTTTGCGTATCCGATCATGCTCGTCATCAACCCCGCCACCGGGGAGGTCCTGCGCGAGGTCGCCGAGGCCGATCACGCCGCGGTTGCCGCCGCGTGCCGGCGCGCGCGCGCGGCCCAGCCCGCCTGGGCGGCGGCCCCCCTCGCCGCGCGCGCGGAGGCGATCCGGCGCTTCCGCGTCCTCGCCGTCGAGCGCGCCGAGCCGCTCGCCCGCACGCTCACGCTCGAGGTGGGGAAGCCCATCACGCAGGCCCGCCGCGAGCTCGCCGGGCTCCTGCCGCGCGTCGACTTCTTCCTGGCGGCGGTCGAAGGCGCCCTGGCCGACGAGGTGGTCCGCGCAAGCTCCGCCGACGGGCTCGAGGAGCGCATCGCCCGCGAGCCGCTCGGCCTGGTGGCCAACGTCTCGGCATGGAACTACCCGTGGTACGTGGGCGCGAACGTCTTCCTGCCGGCGCTGCTCACCGGCAACGCGGTCCTCTACAAGCCGAGCGAGTTCGCGACGCTCACCGGCCTCGCGATCGCGGAGCTGCTGCACGAGGCCGGCATCCCCGCCGACGTGTTCCAGGTGCTGGTGGGCGGAGGCAGGGTCGGCGCGATGCTCCTCGACGAGCCGGTCGACGCCGTCTGCTTCACGGGCTCGCACGCGACGGGCGTCAAGGTGGCGGCGGCGGTGGCGCCGCGCCTGGTGCGGGCCCAGCTCGAGCTCGGCGGCAAGGACCCGGCCTACGTGTGCGACGACGTCGACGTCGAGCAGGTGGCGGCGGCGGTCGCCGACGGCGCCTTCTACAACACGGGCCAGAGCTGCTGCGCGGTGGAGCGCGTCTACGTGCACGAGCGCGTCTGGCCGCGCTTCGTCGAGGCGTTCGTGGCGACGGTCCGCGGCTACGTGGTCGGCGATCCGTTCGACGAGCACACCTACGTCGGGCCGCTCGCACGCCGGGAGGCAGCGGTCGCGCACCAGGAGGCGCAGGTGGCCGACGCGCTCGGGCGTGGCGCCCGCGTGCTGACGGGCGGCCGGCGCGTCGAGCGGCCCGGCTTCTTCTTCGCGCCGACGGTGCTGGTGGACGTCGACCACACCATGGCCGTCATGCGCGAGGAGACGTTCGGGCCGCTGATCGGTCTCGCGCGCGCCGGCTCGGACGACGAGGCCGTCGCGCTCATGAACGATACGCCGTACGGCCTGACCGCCGCCGTCTACACCGCCAACCGCGCCCGTGCCGAGCGCGTCCTGGCGCGCGTGAACACCGGCACGGCCTACTGGAACTGCTGCGACCGGGTGAGCCCGCGCCTGCCGTGGACGGGGCGCGGCGCCTCGGGCCTCGGCGTCACCCTGTCGCGCGACGGGATCGCCGCCTTCGTGCGGCCGAAGGCCTGGCACCTGCGCGGGGCCTGAATCACCGGAAGCTCTCGCCTGCGAAGCGCTTGCAGCCGCTCCCCGGGTCGTGGAATGCGGGAGCGTGGATGGCCGCGGGCGCGCCATGACCGTCGTCTCGGAGCAGCTCGCCGGGCGCCCGGTGCATGAGGGGGTCGGCGGCGGGGACGCGCAGCGTTCGACCCGGGACACCGTTGCCGGTCCGTTTCCCCTCTGGCTGCCTCTCCTGTTCGTCGTGCTCCTCTGCGTGCATCTGCTGGCGGGCGCGACGACGCAGCTCACGATCAACGCCATGCGCTCGCTGAGCCCGTTCGCGCAGGAGTCGCGGGCCTTCGAGTGGCGCGTGCTTCCCTACTGGCGCTTGACGGCATACGTCGCCGGCACCGTCGCCGTCTTCACCTACCTCTGGCCGGTCGTGCTGCACTTCAGGCGGCCGGTGGAGCCCGTCCCCACCCGCGTTCAGCGACGGGTGCTGTCGGCGCCCTTCCTGGTGGCGGCGATGACGTTCGCGCCGTGGTGCCTGAGCGGGGTCTTCTTTCCCGCCATCACGATCTGGCACTTCGGCCGGTGGGCACCCGACCTCATGTCGCAGCAGGTGCTCTCCCCCCTCGTGAACGGGTTCCTGGCCGCCACCACCAGCTACCTCGTCCTCGAGTGGCTCTTCCGGTCGCAGATCGTGCCCCGGGTGTTCCCCGACGGTCGCATCCCCGATCTCGGGAGGTGTCTCACGGCCGGCGTCCGCACGCGGCTGTTCCTCTTCCTGGCGGCCGTCGCCTTCACCCCCCTCTTCACGATGCTCGGCGTGGTCCGTACGTCGGTGGTCCGCGTGGCGACGCGCGTGCAGGACGCCGACGCGGTCGTGGCGGCCATGGCCCACGCGTCCACCATGACGTTCTTCCTCTACGTGGCCCTCGGCATCGTCCTCACGCTGATCCTGGCGCGCTCGCTGACGCGTCCGCTCGGCGACGTGGCCGGCGCGCTGCGCCGCGTGCAGCGCGGCGATCTCGGCGTGCAGGTGCGGGTCGGCTCGAGCGACGAGGTCGGGGTGCTCGAGGACGGCGTCAACGCGCTGGTCGTGGCGCTGCGGGACCGGGAGCACATCCTGCAGACGTTCGGGCACGTGGTCGACCCGTCGGTGCGGGACTATCTGCTGGCGGGGGGCGTGGAGCGCGGCGGCGAGCTGCGCGCCGCCACCGTGCTCTTCTGCGACCTCCGGAGCTTCACGACGATGGCCGAGCGCATGGCCCCCGAGGAGGTCGTGCGCACGCTCAACGAGTTCTTCGCGGCGATGACCGCGTGGGTGCGCCAGTGCGGCGGCTTCGTCGACAAGTTCATCGGCGACGCCATGCTCGTGGTGTTCGGCCTGTTCGAGACCAGCGTGGCGGAGCGTCCCGCGGCCGGCGCGGCCGCCGCGCTCCGCTGCGCGCTCGGCATGCAGGAGCGGCTCAAGGACCTGAACCGGACCCGTGCCGCCGCGGGACGGGAGCCGCTCGAGATGAGCATCGCCGTGCACGCGGGGGAGGTCGTGGCCGGGGCGGTCGGAGCGCCCGACCGGCACGAGTTCACCGTCATCGGCGACACCGTCAACGTCGCGGCCCGCCTCCAGCAGCTCTGCCGGGAGACGGGCTGCACGCTGCTCGTCTCGGAGACGGTGTACGACCTGGCGCGCCGGGGCGGCGTGGCAGCGCCCCTCGCGATGCGCGAGCCGGTGCACGTGCGCGGGCGCAGCCGTCCGATCGTGGTCTACGGCCTCGCGGCCGAGCCGCGAGCGGCCGGCGTCACGTCGCTGGCGTCCTCGACGGAAACCTGAACCGGCTCGCGGTGACCCGTCGTCGCAACCGCGTCGTCGCGTTCAGTCCCAAACGACGTCGACCAGTTCGCTGTCGCCCATGCCCGCGTCCGCGGTGATCAAGGGACAATCCAGCGCGCGTGCAGCCGCGACGATCAGGCGGTCGAATAGATCCTCGAGACTCGGGAGAAGTGCAAATTGCATCACCTGTGAGAAGTCGATGGCTAGGGGACGAAACGCCGGATTGTTGCGCATCGTTGCCTCGACCTCGGTGAGGCCGAGGGGGATCCGTCGGACTTCGCGGAGATGGTGGGCCACGGCACGGAGGCGCACCCGATGTCGCCGACGCGCGGCGACCATCAAGGCGCCGCGGGCGAGGCCAGGACGCCCCGCATTCCCGTTGACCTGCCTCACACGCACGCGTACGAGGTCTGTGTGGGCCACGTCTTCGTCGACGCGACGATCCGGGGAAGGCGCGCTGCCAGGGTGCGCTTCCTCGTCGACAGCGGCGCGACCTACAACCTGATCCCCGCCGAGCTTGCGCAGCGGCTCGGCATCGAGCCGGGTCCGATCCGCGACAGGGTCCGTCTGGCGACCGGCAGGCGGGTGCGCCTGCCGACGGCGCTCGGCGCCGTGCGCATCGACGGGCGGGAGGCGGCAACGATCTTCTGGATCGGCCCCTGCGAGGAGCCCCTGCTCGGGGTGGAGACCCTCGAGGCCCTCGGCCTATCGATCGACCCGAAGAGGGGACGGCTGCGGCCCACCCGGCCCTATGCGACCCGGCTGGGCGGCTTCGGGAGGCGCTGACAGCTCGACGTTCCCCCGCCCGCTCAGACCCCGCTCTTCCGCACCACCTTCCGCTTGCCGGCGTTGATCGCCTTCAGCGAGCGGATGCCCTCCTCCGCCACCTCGTCGCCCACCATGCGGTCGCCCTCGGCCGTCAGCTCCTCGAGGTCGACCCACACGGCGTAGTGGGGGCGCGTCCGGTCGGTGATGATGCCGGCCTTCAGCAGCGTCTTGATGAGCGTCCGGAAGACGTTGCTCGAGCGCTGC from Deltaproteobacteria bacterium includes:
- a CDS encoding aldehyde dehydrogenase family protein, whose translation is MLVINPATGEVLREVAEADHAAVAAACRRARAAQPAWAAAPLAARAEAIRRFRVLAVERAEPLARTLTLEVGKPITQARRELAGLLPRVDFFLAAVEGALADEVVRASSADGLEERIAREPLGLVANVSAWNYPWYVGANVFLPALLTGNAVLYKPSEFATLTGLAIAELLHEAGIPADVFQVLVGGGRVGAMLLDEPVDAVCFTGSHATGVKVAAAVAPRLVRAQLELGGKDPAYVCDDVDVEQVAAAVADGAFYNTGQSCCAVERVYVHERVWPRFVEAFVATVRGYVVGDPFDEHTYVGPLARREAAVAHQEAQVADALGRGARVLTGGRRVERPGFFFAPTVLVDVDHTMAVMREETFGPLIGLARAGSDDEAVALMNDTPYGLTAAVYTANRARAERVLARVNTGTAYWNCCDRVSPRLPWTGRGASGLGVTLSRDGIAAFVRPKAWHLRGA
- a CDS encoding adenylate/guanylate cyclase domain-containing protein gives rise to the protein MTVVSEQLAGRPVHEGVGGGDAQRSTRDTVAGPFPLWLPLLFVVLLCVHLLAGATTQLTINAMRSLSPFAQESRAFEWRVLPYWRLTAYVAGTVAVFTYLWPVVLHFRRPVEPVPTRVQRRVLSAPFLVAAMTFAPWCLSGVFFPAITIWHFGRWAPDLMSQQVLSPLVNGFLAATTSYLVLEWLFRSQIVPRVFPDGRIPDLGRCLTAGVRTRLFLFLAAVAFTPLFTMLGVVRTSVVRVATRVQDADAVVAAMAHASTMTFFLYVALGIVLTLILARSLTRPLGDVAGALRRVQRGDLGVQVRVGSSDEVGVLEDGVNALVVALRDREHILQTFGHVVDPSVRDYLLAGGVERGGELRAATVLFCDLRSFTTMAERMAPEEVVRTLNEFFAAMTAWVRQCGGFVDKFIGDAMLVVFGLFETSVAERPAAGAAAALRCALGMQERLKDLNRTRAAAGREPLEMSIAVHAGEVVAGAVGAPDRHEFTVIGDTVNVAARLQQLCRETGCTLLVSETVYDLARRGGVAAPLAMREPVHVRGRSRPIVVYGLAAEPRAAGVTSLASSTET
- a CDS encoding type II toxin-antitoxin system VapC family toxin, yielding MRNNPAFRPLAIDFSQVMQFALLPSLEDLFDRLIVAAARALDCPLITADAGMGDSELVDVVWD